From a single Sorghum bicolor cultivar BTx623 chromosome 5, Sorghum_bicolor_NCBIv3, whole genome shotgun sequence genomic region:
- the LOC8070197 gene encoding probable E3 ubiquitin-protein ligase ARI7, whose amino-acid sequence MSTAEGGKGRGRVRKKRSRDGGEGKNAAGIRCRVDEDYGDGEIDAGKTCRGEEDYGDGEIGAGKRRPFDEDDNDGRTGDDEGTGDCSINCDDETDGGGDSTGQDFIYYYSNDDDDAETEVDDDANAVELAEKRYIVLSQDDIRARQEADTAEVAEVLSVPRGFAAVLLRHYKWRAMRVQDEWFSDDRRIRDAVGMPADDGGVIVPTAHSRERLVCAICFGTFPAGRTRSAACSAHFYCDECWRGYIRAAVEDGPRCLSLRCPDPSCSAAVVRELVDEVADDAEEKARYARFALWSFVDESGGRVKWCPGRGCSRAVEFVGCAGDATEVFCECTHGFCWSCGEEAHRPVSCETVRAWLAKNVSDSETANWVLTNTKLCPKCRRPIEKNLGCMHMTCSTPCRYEFCWVCLGPWPHRSGCRSSYQESGMDAAQQRQQQAKASLDRYLYHYERWAVNAKSMQKALADMDELKRSELEKMAATLEIQVEDLEFLTMAYELIAYGRRVTRWVYAYGYYLDPEAKRNLLDQLQDDANRRLEDLHHAAEVERMKFCGGQGGSAMNDMYRAYKEQLVKLTKVTRNYFGNLVKAFETDLPEFNSVKK is encoded by the coding sequence ATGTCGACAGCCGAAGGCGGCAAGGGCCGCGGCCGCGTCAGGAAGAAGAGAAGCAGGGACGGCGGCGAGGGAAAGAATGCCGCCGGCATTAGATGCCGGGTTGACGAGGACTACGGCGATGGCGAGATTGACGCCGGCAAGACATGCCGGGGTGAGGAGGACTATGGCGATGGCGAGATCGGCGCCGGCAAGAGACGCCCGTTTGACGAGGACGACAACGATGGCAGGACCGGCGACGACGAGGGCACGGGAGATTGCAGCATAAACTGTGACGACGAgacggacggcggcggcgacagcACGGGCCAGGATTTCATCTACTACTACAGCAACGACGACGATGACGCGGAGACGGAGGTCGACGACGACGCCAACGCGGTGGAACTCGCGGAGAAGAGGTACATCGTTCTGAGCCAGGATGATATCCGCGCGCGGCAGGAGGCGGACACGGCCGAGGTCGCCGAGGTGCTGTCCGTCCCGCGGGGCTTCGCCGCCGTCCTGCTGCGGCACTACAAGTGGCGAGCGATGCGTGTCCAGGACGAATGGTTCTCCGACGACCGCCGCATCCGCGACGCCGTCGGCATGCCGGCGGACGACGGCGGCGTCATCGTGCCCACGGCGCACAGCCGCGAGCGTCTCGTCTGCGCCATCTGCTTCGGAACGTTCCCCGCCGGCAGGACGAGGTCCGCGGCGTGCTCCGCCCACTTCTACTGCGACGAGTGCTGGCGCGGGTACATCCGCGCGGCGGTGGAGGACGGCCCGCGGTGCCTGTCGCTGCGGTGCCCGGACCCGTCCTGCTCGGCGGCCGTCGTGCGGGAGCTGGTCGACGAGGTGGCCGACGACGCCGAGGAGAAGGCCCGGTACGCGCGGTTCGCGCTCTGGTCGTTCGtggacgagagcggcggcagGGTCAAGTGGTGCCCGGGACGCGGCTGCTCCCGCGCCGTGGAGTTCGTCGGCTGCGCCGGCGACGCGACGGAGGTGTTCTGCGAGTGCACGCACGGCTTCTGCTGGAGCTGCGGCGAGGAGGCGCACCGGCCGGTGTCGTGCGAGACGGTGCGCGCGTGGCTGGCCAAGAACGTCTCCGACTCGGAGACGGCGAACTGGGTGCTGACCAACACCAAGCTCTGCCCCAAGTGCCGGCGGCCGATCGAGAAGAACCTGGGGTGCATGCACATGACGTGCAGCACCCCCTGCCGCTACGAGTTCTGCTGGGTGTGCTTGGGCCCATGGCCGCACCGCTCCGGCTGCCGCTCGAGCTACCAGGAGAGTGGCATGGACGCTGCCCAGCAACGGCAGCAGCAGGCCAAGGCGTCGCTGGACAGGTACCTGTATCACTACGAGCGGTGGGCAGTGAACGCCAAGTCGATGCAGAAGGCTCTGGCGGACATGGACGAGTTGAAGAGGTCGGAGCTGGAGAAGATGGCGGCGACGCTGGAAATCCAGGTGGAGGATCTTGAGTTCCTGACCATGGCGTATGAGCTGATCGCCTATGGCCGGCGAGTGACGCGCTGGGTGTATGCGTACGGGTACTACCTGGACCCAGAGGCCAAGCGGAACCTGCTCGACCAGCTGCAGGACGACGCCAACCGGCGGCTGGAAGACCTGCACCACGCCGCCGAGGTGGAGAGGATGAAGTTCTGCGGCGGCCAAGGCGGATCCGCCATGAACGACATGTACAGGGCGTACAAGGAACAgctcgtgaagctcaccaaagtAACTCGAAACTACTTTGGGAACCTCGTGAAAGCGTTTGAAACCGACCTGCCCGAGTTCAATTCTGTGAAAAAATAG
- the LOC8070198 gene encoding probable E3 ubiquitin-protein ligase ARI8 — protein sequence MKKTNKDGDGDNGLSKTCPIAAASTAGTGETGDDTEDYNKNGDEIDDNGDCTGEEDLIYYYSDDEETTEVDGAEPIERADERYIVLSQDAIRGRQEADIAKVTDVLSVPPGIAAVLLRHYKWRVMRLQEEWFSDDRRIRDAVGLPADGGVLVPTALISRRRVAVDCAICFGSFPAGRTRSAACSTHLYCVECWRGYVRAAVEDGPRCLSLRCPDTSCSAAVARELVDEVADAKDRARYARFALWSFVDESGGRVKWCPGRGCSRAVEFVGCAGDATDVLCECTHGFCWSCGEEAHRPVSCETVRAWLAKNVSDSETANWVLTNTKLCPKCRRPIEKNQGCNNMTCSAPCYCRFCWICLQPLGRRHIGCHGYRAQPGKVNAGGKDEQRREQAKASLDRYLYHYERWAANDTSLQKVFKDMADLEGNKGLEKMAKKVRVPASDLRFLTRAYEQVADGRRVLRWAHAYGYFLDPKRDAIKRNLFDQLQKDANSSLERLHGCAEGERMELCAGDAADVGERYKSYKEKLQSLTQVTRHYFENLVKAFETNLAEVETTE from the coding sequence ATGAAGAAAACAAACAAGGACGGCGATGGCGACAATGGCCTCAGCAAGACATGCCCGATCGCCGCCGCTTCAACAGCCGGCACTGGCGAGACTGGAGACGACACGGAAGATTATAACAAGAACGGTGACGAGATCGACGACAACGGCGACTGCACCGGTGAGGAGGATTTGATCTACTACTACAGCGACGACGAGGAGACGACGGAGGTCGACGGCGCCGAGCCGATCGAACGCGCCGACGAGAGGTACATCGTTCTGAGCCAGGACGCTATCCGCGGGCGGCAGGAAGCGGACATCGCCAAGGTCACCGATGTGCTGTCCGTCCCGCCGGGCATCGCCGCCGTCCTACTGCGGCACTACAAGTGGCGAGTGATGCGGCTCCAGGAGGAGTGGTTCTCCGACGACCGCCGCATCCGCGACGCCGTCGGCCTGCCGGCGGACGGCGGCGTCCTCGTGCCCACGGCGCTTATTAGCCGCAGGCGCGTCGCCGTCGACTGCGCCATCTGCTTCGGAAGTTTCCCCGCCGGCAGGACGAGGTCCGCGGCGTGCTCCACCCACTTGTACTGCGTCGAGTGCTGGCGCGGGTACGTGCGCGCGGCCGTCGAGGACGGCCCGCGGTGCCTGTCGCTGCGGTGCCCGGACACGTCCTGCTCGGCGGCCGTGGCGCGGGAGCTGGTCGACGAGGTGGCCGACGCCAAGGACAGGGCGCGGTACGCGCGGTTCGCGCTCTGGTCGTTCGtggacgagagcggcggcagGGTCAAGTGGTGCCCCGGCCGCGGCTGCTCCCGCGCCGTGGAGTTCGTCGGCTGCGCCGGCGACGCGACGGACGTGTTGTGCGAGTGCACGCACGGCTTCTGCTGGAGCTGCGGCGAGGAGGCGCACCGGCCGGTGTCGTGCGAGACGGTGCGCGCCTGGCTGGCCAAGAACGTCTCCGACTCGGAGACGGCGAACTGGGTGCTGACCAACACCAAGCTCTGCCCCAAATGCCGGCGGCCGATCGAGAAGAACCAGGGCTGCAACAACATGACGTGCAGCGCCCCCTGCTACTGCCGTTTCTGCTGGATCTGCCTGCAGCCATTGGGACGCAGGCACATCGGCTGCCATGGCTACCGGGCGCAGCCGGGCAAGGTCAACGCCGGCGGCAAGGACGAGCAACGGCGGGAGCAAGCCAAGGCGTCGTTGGACAGGTACCTGTACCACTACGAGCGGTGGGCGGCGAACGACACGTCGCTGCAGAAGGTTTTCAAGGACATGGCCGACCTGGAGGGTAATAAGGGGCTGGAGAAGATGGCGAAGAAGGTGAGGGTTCCGGCCAGCGATCTGAGGTTCCTGACCAGGGCGTACGAGCAGGTCGCCGACGGCCGGCGAGTCCTGCGGTGGGCGCACGCGTACGGCTACTTCCTGGACCCGAAGCGCGACGCCATCAAGCGCAACCTGTTCGACCAGCTCCAGAAGGACGCCAACAGTTCGCTGGAGCGTCTGCACGGCTGCGCCGAGGGGGAGAGGATGGAGCTCTGCGCCGGCGACGCGGCCGACGTCGGCGAGAGGTACAAGAGCTACAAGGAGAAGCTTCAGAGCCTCACCCAGGTGACGCGGCACTACTTCGAGAACCTCGTGAAAGCCTTCGAGACCAACCTGGCCGAGGTGGAGACGACGGAGTAG